A segment of the Caviibacter abscessus genome:
GTGAAATCCATGTAATAATGGGACCTAACGGTGCAGGTAAATCAACACTTGCAAGTGTACTTGTAGGACATCCTAATTATGAAGTAACTAAAGGTGAAATAATATTAGATGGTGAAGATATATCAGAACTTAGTGTTGATAAGAGAGCTAGAGCGGGTATATTTTTATCATTTCAATATCCTGAAGAAATACCTGGATTAACTTTAGAAGATTTTTTAAGAGCAGCAAAAGAAGCTGTAAGTGGAGAAAAACAGTATTTTACAAGATTTAAAAAATATTTAGTAAATAAAATGAAAGAATTAAACATAGATCCTTCATACTGTGACAGACACTTAAATGTTGGTTATTCAGGTGGTGAAAAAAAGAAAAATGAAATACTACAAATGGCAGTTTTAGAGCCAAAAATCGCAATACTTGATGAAACAGATTCAGGTCTTGATAGAGATGCTACACAAACTGTATTTGAAGGTATAAGATCTCTTAAAAGAGATGATTCGTCAATGATAATAATTACACACTATGATAAGGTTTTAGAATATTTACAACCTGATTTTGTACACATATTAGTTAATGGAAAAATTGTAAAAAGTGGTGGTAAAGAATTAATTAACTTTATTGAACAAAACGGATTTGAACAATTCAAGAAATAGAAAGGTATATCTATGGAAGAAAGAAAAAGAACTTACGTTGCCGATATTGAAAGAGGAGTTTACGATATTAAAGATGAAGTAGACGCAAAATATTCCACAGGTAAAGGTTTAAATGAAGATATTGTAAGAAAAATATCAGAAAAAAAACAAGAACCTGAATGGATGTTAAATATACGTTTAGAAGGTCTTAAAGTATTTAACAGTAAACCTATGCCTACTTGGAGTGCAGAT
Coding sequences within it:
- the sufC gene encoding Fe-S cluster assembly ATPase SufC → MYKKGEYGILSYYIYMKLLDIKDLHARVEEKEILKGINLSINRGEIHVIMGPNGAGKSTLASVLVGHPNYEVTKGEIILDGEDISELSVDKRARAGIFLSFQYPEEIPGLTLEDFLRAAKEAVSGEKQYFTRFKKYLVNKMKELNIDPSYCDRHLNVGYSGGEKKKNEILQMAVLEPKIAILDETDSGLDRDATQTVFEGIRSLKRDDSSMIIITHYDKVLEYLQPDFVHILVNGKIVKSGGKELINFIEQNGFEQFKK